Part of the Deltaproteobacteria bacterium genome, ACTAGCTAGACCCGCGGCGCGAGCGCGCGCACCGGCACCCGGGCGAGCGGCGCGCGCGCGAGCGTGCGCTCGAAGCCGGCGAGGAAGTCGGCGGCCATGGCGACCCGCCGCGCCCACTCCGCCGGCGTGTCCTGCCGGCGGCGCCAGGCGGGGAGGCCGAGTCGCCGGACGGCGCGCCGGTGCCGGTCGGGCGTCTCCCAGTCGAGCCCCCGGCACTCGAGGTAGGCGACCTCCGGAGCGAGGCCGAGGACGAGCGCCGCCCACTCGCCGTACAGCGCGGTGTCGCGCGCGCGCGAGCGCGCGAGCAGGCGCGTGGCCGCATCGCGGTCGAGGACGAAGGAGGGCACGAGCAGGTCGAGCGGGCGCGCGAGAGCGAGGCGCGCCGTCATGAGCCGGTTCACCAGCGCCTCGGTTGCGTAGAGGGGGAGATGGTGCGAGCGGTGGGCCTTCGGCGTCCGGCCGAGGACGAGCACGCGGTGCCGCGCCCCGAGGCGCAGGGCGGCGCCGAGCTCGCGCGGCGCGCGCGCCACCCAGCGCAGGGCGCGGTCGAGATCGAGGTAGTGGACGCGTGCGGCGCCGGTCGCGAGCGCGCGGCGGACCGCGAGGCGATAGAGCGGGCCGCGGAGGTTCGCCCGGGTCGTGCCCGCATGCACCCGGTGCGCAGCGAGAACCGCCGCCACGCAGGGCGCGGTGGGCGGGCTCGTCGCCACCGCGACACCGCGGTAGAGCGCCGCGAGCCGCGGCACGCCGTCCGCGATGGCGCCGGCCAGCGCGCCGGGCGGATCGTGGAGCGTGGCCGCGAGCGCGATGTCGGGCGGCCTGCGCCTCACGGGGCGCCACCCCTACCACGGCCGCCGCGCCTGGGGGTATAGGCGCGCGCATGACAGAGAAGACCATGATGGAGATCCTGCGCGCCGAGTGCCCGGGTGCGGCGGACGCGCTGGGGGCGTTCTTCGCCGCGCTCGTGGCGCAGCCGGCGCTCGACGAGAAGACGAAGCAGCTCGTCTACGTCGCCGCGGCCGCGGCGGCGGGCCACGTGCGCGCCGTCCCGGCACACGCGGCACGCCTGCGGGCGCTCGGAGCGACCCGCCAGGAGGTGCTCGAGGCGCTCCTCATGACGCTGCCCGCGGCCGGCTTCGGGCCGCTCTCGCAGTGCCTGCCCGTCGCCATGGCGGTGTTCGACGCCTAGGCTGGCCGGCCGACGACGCCTGCGTCGATCAGCGCGGCGATGCGTTCGGGCGCGTAGCCGAGCTCGGCGAGCGCCGCGGGACCGTCGGCGCCGAGCAGCGGGGCCGAGCGGCGGAGCACGACCGGCGTCGCCTCGAAGTCGATGAAGGCGCCGCTCATGAGGAGCGGGCCGAGCGCCGGATGGCTCTGCTCGACGACGCACCCGGCGGCGCGCAGCAGCGGGTCGGCGAACAGCTCCTGGAAGTCGAGGCACGGCGCCGCCGGCACGCCCGCGCCCGCGAGCCGCGCCAGCGCCTCGGCGCGCGACAGCGCGCCGAGGGCGCGCGCCACCGCCGCGGCCGCGGCGCCCTCCGCGGGGTCGTCGAGCGCGAGCGGCGCGCCGGTGAGACGGCCGAGCGCGGCGGCGTGGGCCTCCGCCGTCGCCGCGACGCACACCCACCGGTCGCCGCACGCGTAGAGCCGCCGGCACGCGCCGGGCCCGAGGAAGTCGCGCCCTCCGGCGGGCGCCGGCGGGTACGCGGCGGCGAGGATCATCTCCGCCGCCTGCATGACGTAGCTCGTGCGGAAGAGGCTCACGTCGACACGCTGCCCGCGTCCCGTGCGCTCGCGCGCGAGGAGTGCCGCCACGGTTGCGAGAGCGCCCAGCGTGCCCGCCGAGTAGTCGGTGTAGGCGATCATGTGGAAGACCGGGTCGTCGGCCCCGCCCTGCGCCTGCATCAGGCCCGAGCACGCCTGGAAGATCGGGTCGAAGCCGGGCCGCGCGGTGAGCGGGCCCGACGACCCCCAG contains:
- a CDS encoding carboxymuconolactone decarboxylase family protein, translating into MTEKTMMEILRAECPGAADALGAFFAALVAQPALDEKTKQLVYVAAAAAAGHVRAVPAHAARLRALGATRQEVLEALLMTLPAAGFGPLSQCLPVAMAVFDA
- a CDS encoding CoA transferase, yielding ILARRATAEWLGVLGEADIPCGPVRTREQALRDPEARALGLVVPLEDPRLGPTWQPGELGLFSDTPAPRPPPAREPGADTAAVRAAAPGWRRPACSPDGPTPRACLAGIHVLDLASFIAGPFCPMLLADLGAEVLKIESADGDPFRMAAFGFVGWNRGKRSLVLDLKRAEGRDVFLDLARRADVVVDNFRGGVMERLGLGWETLRGVNPRLVHTSVTGWGSSGPLTARPGFDPIFQACSGLMQAQGGADDPVFHMIAYTDYSAGTLGALATVAALLARERTGRGQRVDVSLFRTSYVMQAAEMILAAAYPPAPAGGRDFLGPGACRRLYACGDRWVCVAATAEAHAAALGRLTGAPLALDDPAEGAAAAAVARALGALSRAEALARLAGAGVPAAPCLDFQELFADPLLRAAGCVVEQSHPALGPLLMSGAFIDFEATPVVLRRSAPLLGADGPAALAELGYAPERIAALIDAGVVGRPA